A single genomic interval of Daucus carota subsp. sativus chromosome 1, DH1 v3.0, whole genome shotgun sequence harbors:
- the LOC108207659 gene encoding sulfite exporter TauE/SafE family protein 3 — translation MEGFGIKWKIGRSVAVIVWSFALAAVFVSAERSLKEEGSGLIHNASDEFEPTFLFKAANFLWQSNQSGYQHVWPELEFNWQIVVASIIGFCGAAFGSVGGVGGGGIFVPMLTLIIGFDPKSATAISKCMIMGAAVSTVYYNLKLRHPTINMPIIDYDLAVLIQPMLMLGISIGVAFNVLFADWMVTILLIVLFIGTSTKSFLKGIDTWKGETILKQKEAENQLADNGDEEDYKLLPGESDNEEDGTQKTVEEEVSILENVCWKELGLLCFVWVAFLAVQIAKNYTSNCSTEYWVLNLIQVPVSVGVSLYQAVSLYTGRRRIASKGESGTNFGVGQLFVYCLFGVVAGVVGGLLGLGGGFIMGPLFLELGVPPQVSSATATFAMMFSSSMSVVEYYLIKRFPVPYALYLVLVATIAAFVGQHVVRRVINILGRSSIIIFILASTIFISAISLGGVGIANMIGKLQRHEYMGFENLCKYEA, via the exons GAGCTTTGCTTTAGCTGCAGTGTTTGTTTCAGCAGAAAGGAGCTTGAAGGAAGAGGGGTCTGGTTTGATCCATAATGCATCTGATGAATTTGAGCCAACTTTTCTGTTTAAGGCTGCAAATTTCTTGTGGCAATCTAATCAGTCTGGTTATCAGCATGTTTGGCCT GAGTTGGAATTTAACTGGCAAATCGTTGTTGCTTCCATTATTGGATTTTGCGGAGCAGCTTTTGGAAGTGTAGGCGGTGTTGGCGGCGGCGGCATTTTTGTTCCTATGCTTACCTTAATTATTGGATTTGATCCTAAATCGGCAACTGCAATCTCGAAGT GTATGATCATGGGGGCAGCAGTCTCTACTGTTTACTATAACCTTAAGCTACGTCACCCGACAATAAATATGCCGATCATTGACTATGATTTGGCTGTGCTTATTCAACCGATGCTGATGCTTGGTATTAGTATCGGAGTTGCTTTCAACGTGCTCTTTGCTGATTGGATGGTCACTATTCTGCTGATTGTACTCTTTATTG GCACATCaacaaaatcatttttaaaaggTATCGATACTTGGAAAGGAGAAACCATTTTGAAGCAGAAG GAGGCTGAAAACCAGCTGGCAGATAATG GTGACGAAGAGGACTACAAGCTACTTCCTGGTGAATCTGACAATGAAGAAGACGGgacacagaaaactgtggaagAAGAA GTATCTATTCTTGAGAATGTGTGCTGGAAAGAGTTGGGGcttctttgttttgtttggGTTGCATTCCTTGCAGTGCAGATTGCAAAG AATTATACATCCAATTGTTCAACAGAATACTGGGTGCTAAATTTGATACAG GTTCCGGTTTCTGTTGGGGTCTCTCTGTATCAAGCAGTTAGCCTGTACACTGGACGACGGAGGATTGCATCGAAGGGAGAATCAGGAACTAATTTTGGAGTTGGACAGCTCTTTGTTTATTGCTTATTCGGTGTAGTGGCTGGTGTAGTTGGAGGGCTACTTGGTCTTGGCGGAGGATTTATAATGGGCCCACTATTTTTGGAGTTAGGAGTCCCTCCACAG GTCTCAAGTGCAACAGCCACTTTTGCAATGATGTTTTCTTCATCAATGTCTGTTGTAGAATACTACCTCATAAAGCGTTTCCCAGTTCCTTATG CTCTCTACTTGGTTCTTGTGGCCACTATTGCTGCTTTTGTCGGACAACATGTGGTGAGAAGGGTTATCAATATACTTGGAAGGTCCTCTATAATCATCTTCATTCTGGCCTCTACTATCTTTATCAGTGCAATTTCCTTAG GTGGTGTCGGAATAGCAAACATGATCGGTAAGCTTCAGAGGCATGAATACATGGGTTTCGAGAACCTCTGCAAGTACGAAGCTTGA
- the LOC108194201 gene encoding uncharacterized protein LOC108194201 — protein sequence MVFYFKARPEVGDYTIFMGLDKHENEELIKYGFPEDIWFHVDKMSSAHVYVRLRKGQGIDDMSEGLLEDCAQLVKANSIQGNKVNNVDVVYTPWQNLKKTASMDVGQVGFYNSKMVRTVRVEKRLNEVVNRLNKTKVERTPDLKAEREAVNAAERAERKLQLRDKKRREEIERLEKEKQAEVRSYKNLMVAEKMTSNKEIAATQKSLQELEDDFM from the exons ATGGTGTTCTACTTCAAAGCCCGACCCGAAGTAGGCGATTACACCATTTTCATGGGTCTTGATAAGCACGAAAACGAAGAGCTCATCAAATATGGCTTCCCTGAAGACATCtg GTTCCACGTGGATAAAATGTCTTCAGCACATGTTTATGTAAGATTGCGCAAGGGTCAGGGAATTGATGATATGTCTGAAGGTCTGCTGGAAGATTGTGCACAGCTAGTCAAAGCAAATTCTATCCAAG GAAACAAGGTGAACAATGTTGATGTTGTTTACACTCCATGGCAGAACTTGAAGAAAACCGCGTCCATGGATGTTGGACAAGTTGGTTTTTACAATTCGAAAATG GTACGCACTGTGAGAGTGGAGAAGCGACTCAATGAGGTTGTGAATAGATTGAACAAGACAAAAGTGGAGAGGACCCCTGATTTGAAAG CTGAACGTGAGGCAGTCAATGCTGCAGAACGAGCAGAAAGGAAACTGCAGCTGAGAGATAAG AAACGAAGGGAGGAGATTGAGAGGCTGGAGAAGGAGAAACAGGCAGAGGTTAGGAGCTACAAGAATCTGATGGTAGCCGAAAAGATGACATCTAACAAAGAGATTGCTGCGACCCAGAAGTCCTTGCAAGAACTCGAAGATGATTTCATGTAA